The Candidatus Defluviibacterium haderslevense DNA window TCAGAACAATGTTCAATAGTGTTAGTAATCCCTTGGTACTATTGTCTTCTAAACTAAATACTCCCCATGATAGTAATGCTAGAACCATCATATAAATGATCATGATTCTGTTTTTTAAAATATCCAAAATGATTAACTTGATCAATCTAATCATTATTATTTTCCTTTAGAATATATGAAATAGCCTTTGATATTTTTTCTTCCCCTGTTTCCTTACGTAATACATTAATATCTTTATGGAATTTGATAGTACCATCTTGCATATAAACAATTTGAGTAATCAAATCATCCAATTCACTCAACATATGTGATGTAATTAAAATAAGTTTTCCATTCTGCTTTTCCTTTATTATTTTTTCTTTCAATATTTCAGCCGATAATGGATCTAATCCTGCTGTAGGTTCATCTAATATCAATACATCAGGATTAAATAAAAAGGCTAAAGTAGCACTGACTTTTTGAGTTGTACCTCCAGAAAGTGTTCTCATTTTTTTATCGAACAATTGATTTAATTTGAATAAATACATCAATTCCTCTTCTATTGTATCAGATTGCCTGATTTCTTTCATCATTTCAATAATCTGTCCTATTGTCATATGATCAGGATACCTTCCTATTTGAGGCATATAACCTATATTCTCACGATATTTAAATGTCTTCGAAATGTCTAGTCCACTAAATAGTATATTCCCTTTAGTGGGAATCACCATACCTAATATACATTTTATCAAGGTAGTTTTTCCACAACCGTTAGGACCAATTAATGCAATACATGAACCTTTTTCACAAGTTAAATTGACTTGATTAAGCACATTTATGGCTCCAAAATGTTTAGATATTTGTTGGACTTTTATCATAATTCTAATGCGCGCATCAAAGGCGTGTTATCTATAAAATGTGCTGGGGTTAATGTCGGAATTAACTTTTCTGATTGATCCAAGAGTGTCACCATAAAACTTCGAAATAATAACATCGCTGATGGATTAGATTCAACAATAACAGAAAAAATACTCAAAGGATGAAAAGGTACATCTCCAATATTGTTCTTGTCTAAATCATATCCTTCATATTTGTCCCAATAATTTTTATCAAATGTATTTAATACCAATGTTCCATTTGTACTAATATCAAAAGTATTCCCAATGAAATTATTGCTTGTCACTTCACTTTGAGTACAACTGGCTTGAATTTTCATGCCCCACCCATTATTCTTAAATATATTTTTCTCAACCTTTACCCTATTCGTACCATCCATAAAAATACCTGCTGTATTACTCACAAATACGTTTCCAATAATATAACTATCATTGATTTCTTTTAAAAGCATACCATATGCAGCATCACCCCAGTTTTGTTCAAATACATTATTAAACATCTTTACATTCTTTGTAAACATGACAGCTACTCCAGCACCGTTTTCCTTAAATACATTTGAAATGTAAGCATCATCATTGGAAAACATAAAATGCAAACCATATCTAATATTTCGAATAGAAACATTGCGCCAAATAATTGAATGAGTTACAAATTCAAAGTATATTCCATCTCGATGTCCTTCAATAGTATTCCCTATAATTTGCAAAGTATCACTTTTCCAGCAATGGATGCCATTACCAATTTGTTGTTCTTCTTTACCATATGCCTTAATCCGATTGTTTTTAACCACACAACGATTACAATACTGAAGATAGATTCCAAAAAAATTATCATCCAAGATATTATTACTCAAGGTTACATGATTACTATCATACACCTTAATTCCACATGGATCTTCTAATGTTGCATATCCCGAATGTTGTACCTGGAATCCATCAAAAACAACTTGGTTCGATTTAATAGAAACAACCTCATACTTACTTTGTCCATCGATTACTGGTCTATTGATTCCGAAAACATGCAAAGATTTGTCGATTAACACATTTCCTTCCTTATATATCCCCTCATGCACTATAATGGTATCCCCACTTTTTGCTTGATTGATGGCCCATTGAATTTTTTGAATTGCGTAGGTTGCACCAACATGATATGTCATTGCATTCGTAGTTACAATGACCAACATGAATAAATTATGGATAATAAATTGTTTCATCAATTTAATTTCTTAATGACTGACTTCTTCCCAATTCATCAATTTAGCTTCATACTTTTTTTGATAAATCAAAGCACTATCTCTATTAGCAAAAGCAGCTATATGTCCTTGCATTGGACCAACTATTTGTGATCCCTCAACAAAATAGGCTTGATCTACTTGTATCATTGTATTGGATTGTATAAAATCTGAAATATAAAACTGTAGATAATTCACATTTTTATTTTCATTTTTATAATTCAAAAGACAAATTAAATCATCAAATTTATATGTTCTTCCCTTTTGAGTAGTTAATGCCGCACCAAATCTGCCATCTGATATTTTCATTCTACAATATTCACATTGATCTACATTAAGTTTCATAGATGGCACTTCGGAACTCCCACAAGAAAAAAGTAGAATAACGAGACAAAATAAATTGATAAGTAAAATTTTCATGATTTAAAAAATATTTTTCGTTCCTTTAAGGATGCAAAGATCATCAATATTCCGCTCGCAACAAATAGCCAACCACCTATATCAGGTATAGAATATGCACCAAAATTTAACAATTGTTTAAATCCAATTAATGGCGGCTGATAAGCCATTCCTGGGACAATAATAGCAGCATTAGGATCCAAATTATGGCCATAATTATAATTCCACCTATAAAAATCAATCATAGCAATAATGCCAAATAATAAAAATGAAAAAAGCAGTAAATACAACCACCTCTTCTTTCCAAAAATAGCAATAATAAATGTAAGCAAAGCAAATAACCCAATTATATAAGGAAGAATGGTGAATTCTATAAAGTCTTCCTTGTGCAAGGTTTTCATTCCAATATAATGATTCAACCCATTAATAATTTCTACTTGACCACCAAGTTTATCCGCAAAAATTTTCAACACCAAGCCTTCAGGATATTGAGGTGCAGATAATTCAATTCGCCACAATGGTACAAAAATTGAAATAGCTAAACAAATACCAATAATAATGAGCACTATTTTTGAAATGCGACTCAACAATTGTTTTTCATGATTCATTTTGATACTTTATGGTGTTTTTGAAAACAAAAGGGCAGCCATTTTTCAATACACTGCCCTTTTAATTCAATTTTAAAAAAATATTTTACAACAAATTTTCCTTATTTATCCTCTGGACTATTTTTTAGCATCAGAACTATTTTTACCTAGACTAAAACTAATAGGAACGCTACTACCAGCTGGAGATACTCTAATATAACCTTGCATTTCTTGATGCAATGCGCTGCAAAAATCTGTGCAGTACATTGGAAAAATACCTGTTCTATCTGGAACCCATTTTAAAGTTGAAGTTTCTCCTGGCATGATAAGTAACTCGGCATTACTTATTCCTTTAATACTAAATCCATGCGGTACATCCCAATCTTGTTCCAAATTAGTAATATGAAAATATACTTCATCCCCTTTTCGAATACCTTCTATATTATCAGGTGAAAAGTGAGATCGAATAGCAGTCATGTATACATGAACTTTATTTCCTTCCCGAATTACTTTTGTTTCTGCTTCCCCCTTAGCTACATATGGGTGCTGGTTATCTTCAATTTTAAAAATTTTAACTTGATTGCTACTAATTAATTCAGCTGGACAAGCTTGTGCGTAATGTGGTTCTCCAATGGTCGGAAAATCCAAAATCATTTGCATTTTGTCACCGCTTATATCAAATAATTGAGCACTTTGTGCCAGTTCAGGGCCTGTTGGCAAATAACGATCTTTTGTAATTTTATTATAGGCAATCAAGTACTTTGGA harbors:
- a CDS encoding nitrous oxide reductase family maturation protein NosD — translated: MKQFIIHNLFMLVIVTTNAMTYHVGATYAIQKIQWAINQAKSGDTIIVHEGIYKEGNVLIDKSLHVFGINRPVIDGQSKYEVVSIKSNQVVFDGFQVQHSGYATLEDPCGIKVYDSNHVTLSNNILDDNFFGIYLQYCNRCVVKNNRIKAYGKEEQQIGNGIHCWKSDTLQIIGNTIEGHRDGIYFEFVTHSIIWRNVSIRNIRYGLHFMFSNDDAYISNVFKENGAGVAVMFTKNVKMFNNVFEQNWGDAAYGMLLKEINDSYIIGNVFVSNTAGIFMDGTNRVKVEKNIFKNNGWGMKIQASCTQSEVTSNNFIGNTFDISTNGTLVLNTFDKNYWDKYEGYDLDKNNIGDVPFHPLSIFSVIVESNPSAMLLFRSFMVTLLDQSEKLIPTLTPAHFIDNTPLMRALEL
- a CDS encoding nitrous oxide reductase accessory protein NosL produces the protein MKILLINLFCLVILLFSCGSSEVPSMKLNVDQCEYCRMKISDGRFGAALTTQKGRTYKFDDLICLLNYKNENKNVNYLQFYISDFIQSNTMIQVDQAYFVEGSQIVGPMQGHIAAFANRDSALIYQKKYEAKLMNWEEVSH
- a CDS encoding ABC transporter ATP-binding protein, translating into MIKVQQISKHFGAINVLNQVNLTCEKGSCIALIGPNGCGKTTLIKCILGMVIPTKGNILFSGLDISKTFKYRENIGYMPQIGRYPDHMTIGQIIEMMKEIRQSDTIEEELMYLFKLNQLFDKKMRTLSGGTTQKVSATLAFLFNPDVLILDEPTAGLDPLSAEILKEKIIKEKQNGKLILITSHMLSELDDLITQIVYMQDGTIKFHKDINVLRKETGEEKISKAISYILKENNND